The following proteins are co-located in the Dromiciops gliroides isolate mDroGli1 chromosome 2, mDroGli1.pri, whole genome shotgun sequence genome:
- the LOC122739477 gene encoding transcription initiation factor TFIID subunit 4-like, whose amino-acid sequence MPETDGRADGEREGGGEEETAGTHTSGSPGDRGQGRGDRPLPSPQPPKLRTQQKEEQIGEAKGVQEGRPSVPISGAGRQTNKKGQGVGVGASMTTSSPCPPPRPPEGAFPSPTTDTDRQKDRQTQARMAPGGGRGRLPLPPHAGVSRVWARGRGGGALYPVPGAPDPHAGPRLRPARQTDRRTMDPGFAARATPGPGPFRAGAGRALAGPCAGILRTALQTDKASGRQTDGGGKRWRRERRERAARAPASGAGGEPRARAGAAPPPPSSPLAAAAGSSSSFPPPPPPPPRGRGRGGASLRSPPPNPFQSALGVRASLLLYCQVQPQTPHSCPPRLSPPPQTPKCPTPSGLPARAHTGRGGAWVAILFDKINGQMIVRA is encoded by the exons ATGCCAGAGACAGATGGACGGGCAGacggggagagggaagggggcggggaggaggagaCGGCGGGCACCCACACATCAGGCTCCCCTGGCGATAGGGGCCAAGGCCGTGGAGATAGACCCCTCCCAAGTCCCCAACCCCCCAAGCTCAGAACCCAACAAAAAGAGGAACAGATTGGGGAGGCGAAGGGAGTGCAGGAGGGACGCCCTTCTGTCCCCATCTCAGGAGCAGGCAGACAGACCAACAAaaaggggcagggggtgggggtgggggcttcaATGACCacctcttccccctgcccccctccccggCCGCCGGAGggtgccttcccctcccccaccacagacacagacagacaaaaGGACAGACAGACCCAAGCCCGGATGGCCCCGGGAGGGGGACGGGGGCGGCTCCCCCTCCCGCCCCACGCCGGAGTGTCCCGAGTCTGGGccagggggcggggagggggggctCTTTACCCGGTACCGGGCGCTCCAGACCCCCACGCTGGGCCCCGCCTCCGGCCGGCCAGACAGACGGACCGCCGGACAATGGACCCCGGGTTCGCGGCTCGGGCCACGCCAGGGCCGGGGCCTTTCCGGGCCGGGGCCGGGCGGGCTCTGGCCGGGCCGTGCGCGGGGATTCTGCGGACGGCGCTGCAGACGGACAAAGCCAGcggcagacagacagacggagGGGGGAAAAGATGGCGACGCGAGCGGCGGGAGCGCGCCGCTCGTGCACCCGCTAGCGGGGCGGGGGGGGAGCCGCGTGCACGAGCCGGAGCCGCGCCCCCGCCTCCCTCATCCCCGCTCGCAGCCGCCGccggctcctcctcctcctttcctcctcctcctcccccacctccccgcGGGCGGGGCCGGGGCGGGGCCTCCCTCCggagccccccccccaaccctttccAGTCCGCCCTCGGGGTCCGGGCCTCCCTTCTCCTCTACTGTCAAGTTCAACCGCAGACCCCACATTCCTGCCCCCCCCGCCTCAGCCCGCCCCCCCAAACCCCGAAGTGCCCGACTCCTTCCGGCCTTCCTGCCAGAGCGCACACGGGGCGAGGGGGGGCCTGGGTCGCCA TACTCTTCGACAAGATCAATGGTCAAATGATTGTCAGAGCCTGA